In one window of Caballeronia sp. TF1N1 DNA:
- the trxA gene encoding thioredoxin TrxA, which yields MSESIKHISDASFEQDVVKSDKPVLLDFWAEWCGPCKMIAPILDEVAKDYGDRLQIAKINVDEHQSTPVKFGVRGIPTLILFKNGAVAAQKVGALSKSQLTAFLDSNL from the coding sequence ATGAGCGAATCAATCAAGCACATCAGCGACGCATCTTTCGAACAAGACGTCGTCAAGTCGGACAAACCTGTTCTGCTCGATTTCTGGGCCGAGTGGTGCGGTCCGTGCAAGATGATTGCCCCGATCCTCGATGAAGTCGCAAAGGATTACGGCGATCGCTTGCAAATCGCGAAGATCAACGTCGACGAGCATCAATCGACTCCGGTGAAGTTCGGCGTGCGCGGTATTCCCACGCTGATCCTGTTCAAGAACGGCGCAGTGGCCGCGCAGAAGGTCGGCGCGCTGTCGAAGTCGCAGTTGACCGCGTTCCTGGACAGCAACCTGTAA
- the dnaX gene encoding DNA polymerase III subunit gamma/tau, with protein MTYQVLARKWRPKSFESLVGQEHVVRALTHALDGGRLHHAYLFTGTRGVGKTTLSRIFAKALNCETGVTSKPCGVCRACREIDEGRFVDYVEMDAASNRGVDEMAALLERAVYAPVDARFKVYMIDEVHMLTNHAFNAMLKTLEEPPPHVKFILATTDPQKIPVTVLSRCLQFNLKQMPAGHIVSHLENILQQESIAFEVQALRLLSRAADGSMRDALSLTDQAIAYSANQVTEEAVRGMLGALDQSYLIRLLDALAASDGAGVLAIADEMALRSLSFSTALQDLASLLHRIAWAQFAPASVLDEWPEAGDIRRFAEGLSAEQVQLFYQIATVGRSELGLAPDEYAGFTMTLLRMLAFEPAGGPGGGGGGGLVVSAPQSVKGARNAALAGAMAERAVAPAPVARDGVLADRAGARHQISDRSFEKLAEWGEAAVSTLDKHGARSASSAKVGPRDASDELAGAEAKRSVESAESVAKPVGASDARESAMADAASRAAYAGSADLPDAGGSAAPSGAKNATSGDSTALANTAGLSSASRADVGHSALVSDSAASSGAQTAAANPAPVADSATPLGARDAAAAADSAAPLNTIASSSDAPVARKDFDSATPSAASSDVRKADSADSPSVAEAAESPLAQGTGEIVQANTPSAVGNARDVVFDEVPVASAPLSAAARQAVDEASNNGASETVSPSAGSVAPRSAAGGARDALEVLRSAGMRLSSDRGGRGAAAAPAGAPAATKLAVPKPSVPVPTPRRAAPRASAGSDVQATPAADNAGAVAIGGSNVGFDNGVRGRSAGVGGNVRVDSKGNGSANTNTNASVDNTARAGNDANAKASPKVIPPWEDMPPDDYPPPGSEDEYFSAAPDDGYMPAFDSAPDDMRFGNEPAPAAKPAPKIDATPLPPAVPLDPIGIAGEWATLAVDLPLKGIAYQLAFNSELTACDASSLTLVVPVPQYADAAQVAKLKTALTEKLGRALEVNVSVAPARRTAAALDAAERAKRQQQAEQEIRQDPFVQSLIRDFGASIVQGSIKPVAATGANPSGASSVR; from the coding sequence ATGACCTATCAAGTTCTCGCACGCAAATGGCGGCCGAAATCGTTCGAGTCGCTCGTCGGCCAGGAGCACGTCGTTCGTGCGCTCACGCACGCGCTCGACGGTGGCCGCCTGCATCACGCGTATCTTTTCACGGGTACGCGCGGCGTCGGCAAGACCACGCTTTCGCGCATCTTTGCAAAAGCGCTCAACTGTGAAACCGGCGTGACCTCGAAGCCGTGCGGCGTGTGCCGCGCTTGCCGGGAAATCGACGAAGGCCGTTTCGTCGATTACGTCGAAATGGATGCGGCGAGCAATCGCGGTGTCGACGAAATGGCGGCGCTGCTCGAGCGCGCGGTCTATGCACCGGTCGACGCGCGCTTCAAGGTCTACATGATCGACGAAGTGCACATGCTCACGAACCACGCGTTCAACGCCATGTTGAAGACGTTGGAAGAGCCGCCTCCCCATGTGAAGTTCATTCTCGCCACGACCGATCCGCAGAAGATTCCGGTCACCGTGCTGTCGCGCTGCCTCCAGTTCAATCTGAAGCAGATGCCCGCGGGACATATCGTGTCGCATCTGGAGAACATCCTCCAGCAAGAGAGCATTGCGTTCGAAGTGCAGGCGCTGCGGTTGTTGTCGCGCGCGGCGGACGGCAGCATGCGCGACGCGCTTTCGCTGACCGATCAGGCTATCGCCTATTCAGCCAATCAGGTGACCGAGGAAGCCGTGCGCGGCATGCTCGGCGCGCTGGATCAAAGCTATCTGATCCGCCTGCTCGATGCCCTCGCCGCAAGCGATGGCGCTGGCGTGCTCGCCATCGCCGATGAAATGGCTTTGCGCAGTCTATCGTTCTCGACCGCGTTGCAGGATCTGGCGAGCTTGCTGCATCGGATTGCGTGGGCGCAGTTCGCGCCGGCATCGGTGCTGGACGAGTGGCCGGAGGCGGGAGATATTCGTCGATTCGCCGAGGGCTTGTCGGCCGAACAGGTTCAGTTGTTCTATCAGATCGCGACCGTCGGGCGCAGCGAGCTGGGCCTCGCGCCGGATGAATACGCGGGCTTCACCATGACGCTTCTGCGCATGCTCGCGTTCGAACCCGCTGGCGGGCCGGGCGGAGGTGGCGGTGGCGGGCTCGTGGTGAGCGCGCCGCAAAGCGTGAAGGGCGCGCGCAATGCGGCGCTCGCGGGAGCTATGGCGGAGCGGGCCGTGGCGCCGGCACCGGTGGCTCGCGATGGAGTTTTGGCGGATCGAGCGGGCGCGCGGCACCAGATTAGCGACCGTTCTTTTGAGAAGTTGGCTGAGTGGGGTGAAGCGGCTGTTTCGACATTGGATAAGCACGGCGCACGGTCTGCGAGCTCGGCGAAGGTCGGGCCACGTGACGCATCCGACGAGCTTGCGGGCGCTGAAGCGAAACGCAGCGTCGAATCGGCTGAATCAGTCGCGAAGCCAGTCGGAGCGTCCGATGCACGAGAATCGGCGATGGCGGATGCGGCATCGCGTGCGGCTTACGCCGGTTCCGCGGACTTGCCGGACGCTGGAGGAAGTGCCGCTCCTTCGGGCGCGAAGAACGCGACCTCTGGCGATTCGACTGCGCTTGCAAACACGGCTGGCTTGTCAAGCGCATCGAGAGCGGACGTCGGTCATTCAGCTTTAGTGTCGGACAGCGCCGCATCTTCAGGCGCGCAGACGGCCGCTGCCAATCCCGCTCCTGTTGCAGATAGCGCCACGCCTTTAGGCGCGCGGGATGCCGCGGCCGCTGCCGATTCGGCCGCGCCTCTGAACACCATCGCATCTTCAAGCGATGCACCAGTGGCGCGGAAAGACTTCGATTCGGCCACGCCGAGCGCCGCATCTTCAGATGTGCGGAAGGCCGACTCTGCCGATTCGCCTTCTGTAGCTGAGGCCGCCGAATCGCCGCTCGCTCAAGGCACAGGAGAGATCGTTCAGGCCAATACGCCGTCTGCTGTCGGGAATGCACGAGACGTTGTGTTTGACGAAGTGCCAGTCGCATCGGCGCCGCTTTCTGCCGCGGCTCGGCAAGCTGTAGACGAGGCTTCTAATAATGGCGCGTCCGAAACCGTGTCGCCGTCTGCCGGATCAGTCGCGCCGCGCAGCGCCGCAGGTGGCGCGAGGGACGCGCTCGAAGTATTGCGTAGTGCGGGCATGCGACTTTCATCGGATCGTGGTGGAAGAGGCGCGGCGGCCGCGCCAGCGGGCGCTCCTGCTGCAACGAAACTTGCCGTGCCGAAGCCCTCGGTTCCCGTGCCGACGCCGCGCCGCGCCGCGCCGCGCGCCAGCGCGGGCTCTGACGTACAGGCGACGCCCGCGGCAGACAACGCGGGTGCTGTAGCCATTGGCGGGAGCAACGTCGGCTTCGACAATGGCGTTCGCGGGCGCAGCGCCGGCGTGGGCGGCAACGTTCGCGTCGACAGCAAGGGCAACGGTAGCGCCAACACCAACACGAACGCCAGCGTCGACAATACCGCTCGCGCCGGCAATGACGCCAACGCGAAAGCAAGCCCCAAGGTCATCCCTCCTTGGGAAGACATGCCGCCCGACGACTACCCGCCGCCCGGATCGGAGGATGAATACTTCTCCGCCGCTCCCGACGACGGCTACATGCCCGCGTTCGATAGCGCACCGGACGACATGCGCTTCGGCAACGAACCCGCGCCCGCAGCGAAGCCCGCGCCGAAGATCGACGCCACGCCGCTGCCGCCCGCCGTGCCGCTCGACCCTATCGGCATCGCGGGAGAATGGGCGACGCTCGCGGTCGATCTGCCGCTCAAGGGCATCGCATACCAGCTCGCGTTCAACAGCGAACTGACCGCCTGCGACGCCAGTTCGCTCACGCTCGTCGTTCCCGTGCCGCAATACGCGGACGCCGCGCAAGTCGCCAAGCTCAAGACCGCGCTCACGGAGAAACTCGGCCGCGCGCTCGAGGTCAATGTGTCGGTTGCGCCCGCACGCCGCACCGCCGCCGCGCTCGACGCCGCCGAACGCGCGAAACGCCAGCAGCAAGCCGAGCAGGAAATCAGGCAAGACCCGTTCGTGCAATCGCTCATTCGCGATTTCGGCGCGAGCATCGTGCAGGGATCGATCAAGCCGGTTGCCGCAACGGGCGCGAATCCTTCGGGCGCGTCTTCTGTAAGATAA